The proteins below are encoded in one region of Lactuca sativa cultivar Salinas chromosome 3, Lsat_Salinas_v11, whole genome shotgun sequence:
- the LOC111917799 gene encoding transcription factor MYB1, which translates to MRPGNNTGIGLRKGAWTADEDMLLKKCIEKYGEGKWHLVPLRTGLNRCRKSCRLRWLNYLRPNIKRGDFGEDEVDLMLRLHKLLGNRWSLIAGRIPGRTANDVKNYWNTHLRSNSKQKKESKDNKSLQDTMVTTIKPQPHTFSKTLKQYMADNPQIVAHNGSNILRSSKDGVNNNLNMSLGSILSPNVLDNTINEYLDDLLFDDRENEMNNQIGWSFGVSMNGETSHVMAQEDDYKGLFDFPVDEAMWDLTD; encoded by the exons ATGAGACCAGGTAATAATACGGGTATAGGGTTGAGGAAAGGTGCATGGACTGCTGATGAAGATATGCTTCTCAAGAAATGCATCGAGAAATACGGAGAGGGGAAATGGCATCTCGTTCCTTTAAGAACAG GTTTAAACAGATGTAGAAAGAGTTGTAGGCTACGATGGTTAAATTATCTAAGACCAAATATAAAAAGAGGTGATTTTGGTGAAGATGAAGTTGATCTCATGCTTAGGCTTCACAAGCTATTAGGGAACAG GTGGTCATTGATAGCGGGGAGAATACCTGGAAGAACTGCTAATGATGTGAAAAACTACTGGAATACTCATCTTCGCTCTAATTCCAAACAGAAGAAAGAATCAAAAGACAATAAATCACTACAAGACACCATGGTCACTACTATTAAGCCTCAACCACATACCTTCTCCAAAACCCTAAAGCAGTACATGGCCGACAACCCACAGATTGTAGCTCATAATGGAAGTAACATATTAAGATCTTCAAAGGATGGTGTTAACAATAACTTGAATATGTCATTAGGGTCAATCTTGTCACCAAATGTACTAGATAACACGATTAATGAGTATCTAGACGATTTATTATTTGATGATCGTGAAAACGAAATGAACAATCAAATTGGGTGGTCATTTGGTGTTTCTATGAACGGAGAGACCTCACATGTTATGGCGCAAGAAGATGACTACAAAGGTCTATTTGATTTCCCCGTAGACGAGGCAATGTGGGACCTCACAGATTAA